Proteins encoded by one window of Xiphias gladius isolate SHS-SW01 ecotype Sanya breed wild chromosome 15, ASM1685928v1, whole genome shotgun sequence:
- the LOC120799782 gene encoding keratin, type I cytoskeletal 13-like — MATTYFSGLSALSLSSVPTMTVSRRGTSVYGGAGGRNVRVSYASSGLGSSLDLAAALGSNSGFAGSSSEKVTMQNLNDRLAVYLEKVRVLESTNAQLERQIREWYEKQTPTLKDYSKYHVIIDDLRKKISAATQDNARLMLQIDNARLATEDFRVKFENELAVRMSVEADISGLRKVLDDLTMTRSDLEMQLEGLKEELIYLKKNHAEELAALRSQITANSVNVEVEARPQEDLSRVMEEIRNQYEGIVDKNRRDMEAWYKVKFDDLNKQVATSTETLQTSRSEINELKRSLQALQIELQSQLSLKSAIEGTLVETESRYSLHLNQLQVMVNALENELGQMRMDIERQAGDYKVLLDIKTRLEMEIAEYRRLLDGEDLKKAVVINEVKEVKHKPVITQRRKVVIEEIVDGKVVSRTEDVDTEVISK, encoded by the exons ATGGCCACCACATACTTCTCTGGATTATCCGCTTTGTCCCTGTCCTCAGTTCCGACAATGACAGTCTCCAGGCGGGGTACGAGCGTCTATGGCGGCGCAGGTGGTAGAAACGTCCGAGTGTCCTACGCCTCCAGCGGGCTTGGCTCCAGCCTTGACCTGGCAGCGGCGCTCGGAAGCAACAGCGGTTTCGCCGGTTCAAGTAGCGAGAAAGTGACCATGCAGAACCTCAACGACCGCCTGGCCGTCTACCTGGAGAAGGTGCGCGTTCTGGAGTCCACCAATGCGCAGCTGGAGCGTCAGATCCGCGAGTGGTACGAGAAGCAGACCCCCACCCTCAAGGACTACAGCAAGTATCACGTAATCATCGACGACCTACGCAAAAAG ataaGTGCTGCCACACAGGACAATGCCAGGCTGATGCTGCAGATTGACAACGCCAGACTGGCAACAGAGGACTTCAGAGTCAA GTTTGAGAATGAGCTAGCAGTGCGCATGTCGGTGGAGGCGGACATCAGCGGACTGCGCAAGGTTCTGGATGACCTGACCATGACCCGGTCTGACCTGGAGATGCAGTTGGAGGGCTTGAAGGAGGAGTTGATCTACCTGAAGAAGAACCATGCAGAG GAGCTCGCAGCCTTGCGCAGCCAAATTACTGCCAACTCTGTGAATGTGGAGGTGGAGGCCAGGCCCCAGGAGGACCTGAGCAGGGTCATGGAGGAGATCAGAAACCAGTATGAGGGCATCGTTGACAAGAACCGCCGTGATATGGAGGCCTGGTACAAGGTCAAG TTTGACGACCTGAACAAGCAGGTGGCAACCAGCACAGAGACCCTCCAGACCTCTCGCAGTGAGATCAACGAGCTCAAGAGGAGCCTGCAGGCCCTGCAGATTGAGCTGCAGTCCCAGCTCAGCCTG AAATCTGCCATAGAGGGCACACTGGTAGAGACGGAGTCCCGCTACAGCCTGCACCTTAACCAACTCCAGGTCATGGTCAACGCCCTGGAGAACGAGCTCGGCCAGATGAGGATGGACATCGAGAGGCAGGCCGGGGACTACAAGGTGCTTCTCGACATCAAGACCAGGCTGGAGATGGAGATTGCTGAGTACAGAAGGCTGCTGGATGGAGAAGATCTAAA GAAAGCTGTTGTCATAAATGAGGTCAAAGAAGTCAAAC ATAAACCAGTCATAACCCAGAGGAGGAAGGTGGTGATTGAGGAGATTGTTGATGGAAAAGTGGTGTCCCGCACAGAAGATGTGGACACAGAGGTCATCAGCAAGTAG